The Duganella sp. BuS-21 sequence CCACCGACTTGTACTTTGCGTCCGCATAGCCACGCCCGTCGATGCTCATCACGATCACGCCCGGCACCTGCGCCGGTCCGGTGTTGTGGAAGCGCAGGCGTTCGCTGACGTCCTGCGCCGTGCGCAGGCGGAACAGGCTGCTGTCCTGGCGGATCGCCAGCAGCTCGTGCATGGCGTTGCGCGCGGTGATGATGGCGCGGCTGTCCGGCTTGATCAGCGGATTGGCCAGGATCGGCGCCATCAGCGGCCAGTTGGCCTGGTTGACCGCCGCCAGCGGCAGGCCGACGCCGAAGTTGTTCGACTGGTAGCTGTAGTCCAGCTTGTTGAACCAGTCGCCGGCGTCATAACTGTCGCGGTCCATCGACTTCGAACGCAGGATTTCCTGGCCCGCGTGCAGGAAGGGCAGGCCCTGCGACAGCACGGTGAACGCGGCGCCCAGGTTCTGTACGCGCACGCGGTCCGCTGCGCTGGTGTTCGGCGGCAGTTTGTAGGCGTTGAGGTCGAACAAGGTCTGGTTGTCGTGCGCCTCGACATAGTTGATGGTCTCCGACGGCTGCGCCGCGAAGCCGGCCTGCTGGCCGAAGTAGTCGATCTCCGAGTTTTTGCGCTGCACGCCGAAACGGTCGGTGAAGCGGTAGTCGCGCAAGGTGCCGGACAGCGCCACCTTGGCCAGGTCGCCAAGGCGCAGCAGGTCGTCCTTGGTCTGCGTCGAGCGGCCGTTGGGGTCGTAGTAGACGCCGTTGATCAGGCCTTGCTGGGTGAGCAGGGCGTCGCCGCTGTCGCAGCAACCGCCGCCGCGCATGGTGTCGCGGATGCGGTCATTGAACGAGCCGATGCCGCTGCCGTACATATTGGCCTGGCGCGCCTGCACGAAGCGGATGTCGTTGGCCACGGCGCCGAAATTCCAGGCTTCGCCGTACAGGTAGATGTCGCGCCCGGCGGCCTGGTTGACCGCCGTTTGCAATTGCTGCATCACCGCCAGCGGCGTGAAGCCCATGATGTCGAAGCGGAAGCCATCGACCCGGTAGTCGCGCGCCCAGGTGCTGGTGGAGTCGATCATCAGCTTGGCCATCATGACGTTTTCTGCGGCGGTGTCGGCGCAGCAGCTGTCGTTGGTGATGCCGCCGCTGGCGTTCAGCCGGTAGTAGTAGGCCGGCACGATCTTGTCGAGCACCGACAGCGGTCCCTGCTGCGAGCTGCTGGTGTGGTTGTAGACCACGTCCATCACCACCCGCAGGCCTTGCTTGTGCAAGCCTTGCACCATGGCGCGGAATTCACGCACGCGCACCGCGCCGTCGGCGGCGTTGGACGAGTAGCTGCCTTCCGGCGCCGTGTAGTGCACCGGATCGTAGCCCCAGTTGAAGCAGTCTGTTCCGCGCGACGCTTCGACGGCGGCTTGCTGCTCGGTGCCGTTGGCGGCCGCGTTCGGCACCGCCGGCGTGCTGCAGCCGGTTTCGTTGATGCTGGCGATGTCGAACGCCGGCAGCAGGTGGATGTGGCTCAGGCCGGCCTTTTGCATGTCGCTCAAGTGGCGCATGCCACTCGAGTTGTCATCGGTGAAGGCCAGGTATTTGCCGCGATGGGCCGGCGGCACGCTGTTGTCGTTGACGCTGAAATCGCGGATGTGCAGCTCGTACAACGAGATGTCGGTGGCATGCGCGAGGCGCGGCAGCGGGTGGTGGTCCCAGCCGTCCGGCTTGAGCTCGCGGCTGTCGAGGTTGGCGACAAAGCTGCGCTGGCTGTTGGCGCTCAGGCTCAGCGAATACGGATCGGTCACCGTGTTGTTGACCAGGGTGTTGTTGGCCCAGCGCGACAGCACCTGTACGTTGTAGGTGTAGTAGTAGCGGTTGACCCAGCTGGCGTCCGGCGCCGTGTAGCTCCACACGCCGCTGGCGGCATCCTTGCTCATGGCGCGCGTGGCGGTGGCGGCGCTGTCGGCGTCCGGGTACAGGTTGAGGCTGACCGACTTGGCGGTTGGCGCCCACACGCGGAAGGTCGGTGCGCCGTTGCGCGCATAGCTCAGGCCCAGCGTGGCGTTGCGGGCCGCGTCGGCAAACACGCTGTCGAGCATGCCGCCGGTCTGCAGCGAAGTCACCTGCACCAGCTTGCCCGCCGCATCGAACTGGGCGATGGCGAACTGGTGGCTGGCCTTGGCGGCGATGCCGTTGCTGTCGGCGTCCGACATGGCGAGCGCGGTG is a genomic window containing:
- a CDS encoding DUF3372 domain-containing protein, producing MKLNCSLVSGLKLALATGTLAVLAACGGSDTAVETPAGKSLGNRIQGGPAAAIAAAPVAAGNLRMHFHRTQGDATQWGVYSWDGPVNPSPAWISGRFMMTQSDSFGGYVDIPVDTGKSAIWFLVTDGSGNKNCGNDQSAAFSGNIASAGQEVWLLEGDCTVYNSQPAISFGNLNSANAHWLSASTLAWPGVPSSGASYKLYYAANGGLGSGVDGISGADGSIALTSAAALPPALQQKYPHLAGATALAMSDADSNGIAAKASHQFAIAQFDAAGKLVQVTSLQTGGMLDSVFADAARNATLGLSYARNGAPTFRVWAPTAKSVSLNLYPDADSAATATRAMSKDAASGVWSYTAPDASWVNRYYYTYNVQVLSRWANNTLVNNTVTDPYSLSLSANSQRSFVANLDSRELKPDGWDHHPLPRLAHATDISLYELHIRDFSVNDNSVPPAHRGKYLAFTDDNSSGMRHLSDMQKAGLSHIHLLPAFDIASINETGCSTPAVPNAAANGTEQQAAVEASRGTDCFNWGYDPVHYTAPEGSYSSNAADGAVRVREFRAMVQGLHKQGLRVVMDVVYNHTSSSQQGPLSVLDKIVPAYYYRLNASGGITNDSCCADTAAENVMMAKLMIDSTSTWARDYRVDGFRFDIMGFTPLAVMQQLQTAVNQAAGRDIYLYGEAWNFGAVANDIRFVQARQANMYGSGIGSFNDRIRDTMRGGGCCDSGDALLTQQGLINGVYYDPNGRSTQTKDDLLRLGDLAKVALSGTLRDYRFTDRFGVQRKNSEIDYFGQQAGFAAQPSETINYVEAHDNQTLFDLNAYKLPPNTSAADRVRVQNLGAAFTVLSQGLPFLHAGQEILRSKSMDRDSYDAGDWFNKLDYSYQSNNFGVGLPLAAVNQANWPLMAPILANPLIKPDSRAIITARNAMHELLAIRQDSSLFRLRTAQDVSERLRFHNTGPAQVPGVIVMSIDGRGYADAKYKSVVTLFNVTKTAQTVVVPELAGRKLAGHKLQRKLDGASYASASGSFTIPPRTTAVLVEKDD